From a single Larimichthys crocea isolate SSNF chromosome XIII, L_crocea_2.0, whole genome shotgun sequence genomic region:
- the azi2 gene encoding 5-azacytidine-induced protein 2 isoform X1 has protein sequence MEPLAVDDDICILKHETAYTAAGESPVSVCAGDESVASHFALVTAYEDIKKRLRDTERENTLLRKRVKQLEDKLFRPEAPPSEGPQYVNKAFSAYRGIYIEKEDLQMELNKLKKEKSESERLLTEQLQAKELELLQLRTEMETSQGTVMKSLNSPQDYWQVDRVNTELKIQKEELERVTLENSRLLERSGEEPHGLNGPDLDQTCDAKYNARKKSMQQTYEALCCEVTRLHSELKHQTGLIRKLRPHFSETRQGASTVPIQCLDDVEKNNNHAVPRVSVPRPPSAPPLPSCSGRPCPPVGGPSGALLPDSLKEDCWYNGPWPSQTCSGEALVGSDTCSVVLPPPPLNQASLDDSSRSFPSPPKPSDAMFWEGHSATSNSSSIGNCTPRSPPNAEWAKPY, from the exons ATGGAGCCCTTGGCAGTGGATGATGACATTTGCATCCTTAAACATGAGACGGCCTACACCGCTGCTGGAGAGAGTCCTGTATCGGTGTGTGCTGGCGATGAATCTGTCGCTTCCCACTTCGCCCTGGTCACTGCCTATGAGGACATCAAGAAGAGGCTGAGAGATACAGAGCGAGAGAATACCTTGCTGAGGAAGAGGGTTAAGCAGCTGGAGGATAAG CTCTTCAGGCCGGAGGCTCCTCCATCCGAGGGTCCCCAGTACGTGAACAAGGCCTTCAGTGCTTACCGAGGTATCTATATAGAGAAGGAGGACCTGCAGATGGAGCTTAACAAACTG aaaaaggagaagagtgagagtgagaggcTGCTGACGGAGCAGCTCCAGGCTAAAGAATTGGAGTTGCTTCAGCTcaggacagagatggagaccAGCCAAGGTACAG tgatgaAGAGCCTGAACAGCCCTCAGGACTACTGGCAGGTGGACAGGGTCAACACTGAGCTAAAGATCCagaaggaggagctggagagggtGACACTGGAAAACAGTAGACTGCTGGAGAGAAGTGGG GAGGAACCCCATGGCCTTAACGGACCAGACTTGGACCAGACCTGCGACGCAAAGTATAATGCAAG GAAGAAGAGCATGCAGCAGACATACGAGGCTTTGTGCTGCGAGGTCACTCGTCTCCATTCAGAGCTGAAGCACCAAACAGGCCTGATTAGGAAACTCAGGCCACACTTCAGTGAGACAAGACAAG gTGCTTCAACAGTTCCAATCCAGTGTTTGGACGACGTGGAAAAGAACAACAATCACGCAGTTCCTCGGGTGTCAGTGCCTCGCCCCCCTAGTGCCCCCCCACTTCCCTCGTGCTCCGGCCGCCCTTGCCCACCTGTTGGCGGACCATCAGGCGCCCTGCTGCCAGACAGTCTGAAGGAGGACTGCTGGTACAATGGGCCTTGGCCGTCCCAGACCTGTTCAGGTGAGGCTCTGGTTGGCAGCGACACCTGCTCTGTTGTCCTGCCCCCACCTCCCCTGAACCAGGCGTCCCTGGATGACAGCTCACGCTCCTTCCCTAGCCCCCCCAAACCCAGTGATGCCATGTTCTGGGAGGGACACTCCGCTACATCCAACTCCTCCTCAATTGGGAACTGTACTCCTAGGAGCCCTCCGAATGCCGAATGGGCCAAGCCCTATTGA
- the azi2 gene encoding 5-azacytidine-induced protein 2 isoform X2, whose amino-acid sequence MEPLAVDDDICILKHETAYTAAGESPVSVCAGDESVASHFALVTAYEDIKKRLRDTERENTLLRKRVKQLEDKLFRPEAPPSEGPQYVNKAFSAYRGIYIEKEDLQMELNKLKKEKSESERLLTEQLQAKELELLQLRTEMETSQVMKSLNSPQDYWQVDRVNTELKIQKEELERVTLENSRLLERSGEEPHGLNGPDLDQTCDAKYNARKKSMQQTYEALCCEVTRLHSELKHQTGLIRKLRPHFSETRQGASTVPIQCLDDVEKNNNHAVPRVSVPRPPSAPPLPSCSGRPCPPVGGPSGALLPDSLKEDCWYNGPWPSQTCSGEALVGSDTCSVVLPPPPLNQASLDDSSRSFPSPPKPSDAMFWEGHSATSNSSSIGNCTPRSPPNAEWAKPY is encoded by the exons ATGGAGCCCTTGGCAGTGGATGATGACATTTGCATCCTTAAACATGAGACGGCCTACACCGCTGCTGGAGAGAGTCCTGTATCGGTGTGTGCTGGCGATGAATCTGTCGCTTCCCACTTCGCCCTGGTCACTGCCTATGAGGACATCAAGAAGAGGCTGAGAGATACAGAGCGAGAGAATACCTTGCTGAGGAAGAGGGTTAAGCAGCTGGAGGATAAG CTCTTCAGGCCGGAGGCTCCTCCATCCGAGGGTCCCCAGTACGTGAACAAGGCCTTCAGTGCTTACCGAGGTATCTATATAGAGAAGGAGGACCTGCAGATGGAGCTTAACAAACTG aaaaaggagaagagtgagagtgagaggcTGCTGACGGAGCAGCTCCAGGCTAAAGAATTGGAGTTGCTTCAGCTcaggacagagatggagaccAGCCAAG tgatgaAGAGCCTGAACAGCCCTCAGGACTACTGGCAGGTGGACAGGGTCAACACTGAGCTAAAGATCCagaaggaggagctggagagggtGACACTGGAAAACAGTAGACTGCTGGAGAGAAGTGGG GAGGAACCCCATGGCCTTAACGGACCAGACTTGGACCAGACCTGCGACGCAAAGTATAATGCAAG GAAGAAGAGCATGCAGCAGACATACGAGGCTTTGTGCTGCGAGGTCACTCGTCTCCATTCAGAGCTGAAGCACCAAACAGGCCTGATTAGGAAACTCAGGCCACACTTCAGTGAGACAAGACAAG gTGCTTCAACAGTTCCAATCCAGTGTTTGGACGACGTGGAAAAGAACAACAATCACGCAGTTCCTCGGGTGTCAGTGCCTCGCCCCCCTAGTGCCCCCCCACTTCCCTCGTGCTCCGGCCGCCCTTGCCCACCTGTTGGCGGACCATCAGGCGCCCTGCTGCCAGACAGTCTGAAGGAGGACTGCTGGTACAATGGGCCTTGGCCGTCCCAGACCTGTTCAGGTGAGGCTCTGGTTGGCAGCGACACCTGCTCTGTTGTCCTGCCCCCACCTCCCCTGAACCAGGCGTCCCTGGATGACAGCTCACGCTCCTTCCCTAGCCCCCCCAAACCCAGTGATGCCATGTTCTGGGAGGGACACTCCGCTACATCCAACTCCTCCTCAATTGGGAACTGTACTCCTAGGAGCCCTCCGAATGCCGAATGGGCCAAGCCCTATTGA
- the cmc1 gene encoding COX assembly mitochondrial protein homolog, whose product MEAVNTEEVHLRHVEKDVVIPKMMREKAKELCAEKVEAFTNCCKESGLLMVFKCREQNALLKECLTLHYKDRAFFEECKQEYIREKLEFERTGIPKKNRTQKLPTM is encoded by the exons ATGGAGGCAGTTAACACAg AGGAGGTCCATCTGAGGCATGTGGAGAAGGATGTGGTGATCCCCAAGATGATGAGGGAGAAAGCAAAGGAGCTCTGTGCTGAGAAagttgaag CCTTCACCAACTGCTGTAAAGAATCTGGTTTATTGATGGTGTTTAAGTGTCGGGAGCAGAATGCTTTACTGAAGGAATGTCTGACGTTACA CTACAAGGACCGTGCATTCTTCGAGGAGTGTAAGCAGGAATACATCCGAGAGAAACTGGAGTTTGAGAGGACAGGGATCCCAAAAAAGAACAGGACACAAAAACTCCCAACTATGTAA